GATCCGCCATCGCTTGGGCAACCAACTTGTCGGCTCCTAGATAGGACGACAAATGGATTGGAATTTCTGGATGCCGATCTCGGAACTCGTTGACCTGCCTTTGGATCGCTTGATAGAGCCGCCCATCAAACAGTAGGTGTGGGTGAACTAAGATCGAATTCGTGCTTCCACCTGGGCGCAAACGCGCGATCAGATCGAGCACATCGGGAAGCTTTGGTTCAGCCATCGCATAAAACGCATTGTGGTGATCGCCTACTGACAATTTAGACGCCACGATCGATCCAAGCACTCGCATATCGGCCTGAGCACATGGATCGTAACTGCCTCGGCCAACGGTAACGAGAGTCACTGCATCGGCCGACCATTGCTGTTTATCCATTGCGTGACGAAGGTGCGCACACGCCAGTTCGATCATTGCCGATTGTCGAGAAATCGGGCGAGCCTGAGTCACTTCGACGTCGGGTGTTCGATCGTGCAACTCCATCACGATCTCAGGAATATCTTGCTTCGCATGGCCCGCAGCAAACAGGAGCAGCGGAGCGACACAGATTCTCTTAATGTCGCGTTCGAGCAACCGATCCCAGGCGTCGGGGATCGTCGGCGATTGAAACTCTAGCAAACAGGGTTCGACGCAAAATCCCGTCAACTCCATCTTGAGCAGCTCGCCCAAATCGAAGAACTGCTTCGTTCCTTGAGCGTCGCGGGTTCCATGACCAACCAACAGAACTCCTTGATACTTGTCATTTGTCATTTGTCATTTTCTATTGCGTTAGACTACCGGCTCGTCGTCGGACCGTGTTTTCGCCTCTAACAATAACAATTTCCGAATAACAATTATCGAATAACAAATTCTCTCCCTGCTATCCTCCACCTAGATTGGGCTACGCTACGGAACGCCTTTGACGTAGAGAGGAATAGCTGGAACAAAAACTGCGTAACTTCATTTTTACGTAAACAGCAAGTCATGAGCAGCCTATGCCCAGCCTAGCGATTGATCCAGCCTACGTTACTCGACGGGTGAACTCGTGTAGCCGCTCTGCTTCAGACTGGCGATTGCAGCAGAGACTTCGAAGCCGGGCTTGTAATGGACAACGACTTGGCGATTGTCAATGATCCCCTCCTCTTTCTGCGTATCCAATTCGACGGATTCGACGCCTTCGGTGGACTCGAGTGCCTTCTTGACCTTCGGATAGCAGGACATAACGCAACTCATCTCAGGAACGGCCAATGTCAAATCACCCTCCGTTTCCATCACCTCGTTACTAACCAATCCAACAATCGAACCCGTTTGTGAACCACCGTCTGGGGGTTGATATGGCATTCGAGCGATGGCCACAATAATCCCAACTGCAGCAATGGCTGCGATTGCATAAGCAAAAGATCGCATGATTTTTCTCTTCTTTTTAACTCAGTTCGAGGGGTCTAAACAGATCTGGTGTAGTATATCGTTTGGTCGCCCCGTCGGGAAGTCTGTCGGGGTATTCGCTAGAATTCCAAAGGGGCGGGAATTCTGGCGAATCCCAATCCATCAATGGTTACTACCAACTTCACCCTTTAATTTTTAGGCCAAACGTTTTGACACGGCACGGTTTTTTTCGAATCTCAGCAGCTTCGCCTGCCGTCTCGGTTGCTAATCCCGAGGCGAATGGTCGTGCGACGATGCAATTGATCGACAAGCTTGACTCCGATTTGGTACTATTTCCCGAGCTGGGATTGACCGGATACACCTGTGGTGATTTGTTCGCGGCCGATTCGTTGATCGATGCCACGATGGTTGAACTGGTTCGGATTGCCGAATCCAGCGCGTCACACAATCAAATCATCGTCGTCGGTTTGCCGTTTCGCATCGACGATTCATTGATGAACGTGGCCGCAGTCCTTCACGCAGGGCGGATCAAAGGGATCGTTCCGAAGTCATATCTTCCCACTTATCGCGAGTTCTACGAAGGGCGGCATTTTCGTCCCGCATCACGACATGATCCTCCGCACGTGATCGTTGACGGTCAAGCCATTCCATTTGGCACCGACTTGCTGTTTGCGTTTGGTGACGCCGTGATTGCCGTTGAGATATGCGAGGACCTTTGGACACCAATCCCTCCCTCAAGCCGAGCCGCGTTAGCCGGAGCCAATGTGTTGGTCAACTTATCGGCTAGCAACGATACGATTGGCAAGGCAGCTTGGCGACGCGATCTGCTTCGAAGCCAATCAGGTCGCTGTATCGCCGCTTATGCCTACGCTTCCGCCGGTCCCGGCGAATCGAGTAGCGACCTGGTATTCGGTGGTCATTGTTTGATTGCCGAGGATGGCGTTTTGTTGGACGAAGCGAGATCGCTGCTGGCTGAGCGTCCGACGAGTCAAACCGAGACGGTCGTCACGTGCGATGTTGATCTGCAAAAACTCGCTCACGATCGCCAGGTCATCGGATCATTCGATGACGGCAAACAATCGCTGCAAACCGAGTATCGACGCGTCGACTTATCGAGAGGTCCGTTGCGAAGCAACCGAGAGGATCTACAGCCGAGAGCCACACTGCTGCGAAAAGTGGACGCCCATCCGTTCGTCCCGAAACAGTCGGCGGAACTCGAATCCCGCTGCGAAGAAATTTTCGCGATGCAGACCGTTGCCCTAACAAAACGTTTGGCGCGATTACCCGAGACAACTCCGCTTGCGATTGGTATCAGCGGTGGTCTCGACAGCACGTTGGCCCTATTGGTCGCGCTACGTGCATGCGATGCGATGCAGCGTCCCCGTCGTTCCATTATCGGCTTGACAATGCCTGGATTTGGAACGACGGAGCATACGAAAACGAGTGCGAATGATTTAATCAAACTGACGGGGATTACGGGCGAAACGATTGATATCCGCGATCTGTGCTTGAATACCTTTTTAGCGATTCGGCATAAACCACTTGGAATATCGATTGATTCGTCAACCACCGCCGAATCGCTGCAAGAATCGCTTCGCGATGTCCCATCGGACCGAGGAGATTTGACGTTTGAAAACGTCCAAGCCAGGATTCGCACCATGCTGCTAATGAGTCGAGGTTTTGTACTCGGAACGGGCGATATGA
The DNA window shown above is from Novipirellula aureliae and carries:
- a CDS encoding sirohydrochlorin chelatase; this encodes MTNDKYQGVLLVGHGTRDAQGTKQFFDLGELLKMELTGFCVEPCLLEFQSPTIPDAWDRLLERDIKRICVAPLLLFAAGHAKQDIPEIVMELHDRTPDVEVTQARPISRQSAMIELACAHLRHAMDKQQWSADAVTLVTVGRGSYDPCAQADMRVLGSIVASKLSVGDHHNAFYAMAEPKLPDVLDLIARLRPGGSTNSILVHPHLLFDGRLYQAIQRQVNEFRDRHPEIPIHLSSYLGADKLVAQAMADRVKSALDLAVHTPSLPLTR
- a CDS encoding heavy-metal-associated domain-containing protein gives rise to the protein MRSFAYAIAAIAAVGIIVAIARMPYQPPDGGSQTGSIVGLVSNEVMETEGDLTLAVPEMSCVMSCYPKVKKALESTEGVESVELDTQKEEGIIDNRQVVVHYKPGFEVSAAIASLKQSGYTSSPVE
- a CDS encoding NAD(+) synthase, whose product is MFRPNVLTRHGFFRISAASPAVSVANPEANGRATMQLIDKLDSDLVLFPELGLTGYTCGDLFAADSLIDATMVELVRIAESSASHNQIIVVGLPFRIDDSLMNVAAVLHAGRIKGIVPKSYLPTYREFYEGRHFRPASRHDPPHVIVDGQAIPFGTDLLFAFGDAVIAVEICEDLWTPIPPSSRAALAGANVLVNLSASNDTIGKAAWRRDLLRSQSGRCIAAYAYASAGPGESSSDLVFGGHCLIAEDGVLLDEARSLLAERPTSQTETVVTCDVDLQKLAHDRQVIGSFDDGKQSLQTEYRRVDLSRGPLRSNREDLQPRATLLRKVDAHPFVPKQSAELESRCEEIFAMQTVALTKRLARLPETTPLAIGISGGLDSTLALLVALRACDAMQRPRRSIIGLTMPGFGTTEHTKTSANDLIKLTGITGETIDIRDLCLNTFLAIRHKPLGISIDSSTTAESLQESLRDVPSDRGDLTFENVQARIRTMLLMSRGFVLGTGDMSEQALGWCTYNADHISMYNVNTSIPKTLVRFLVRFAADHYHEDPTTELLHRVADTPISPELLPPAADGSIRQETEASIGAYELHDFFLYQFVRYGFRREKILFLAKQASFSQPFENSLIEKTLAVFFDRFFKNQFKRNCVPDGPKVGSVSLSPRGDWRMPSDADSDAFL